From the genome of Aerococcus urinaehominis:
TATCAAGCTTTAGATACTAGAGTGGTATAGTCGCAAATTATGGTAGCTCTTTTAATATGCTATAATGGCTAAAAGTTTACAGGAGGATTTAGACATGACTCAGAAAATTTTAACCACTCACGTTGGCTCCCTACCACGGACGCCTGAATTATTAGAAGCAAACAGTCGTCGTGCTAAAGAAGAAATTTCTAATGAGGAATTTGACCAAATTATTGCGGAATCCGTTGATAAGGTTGTTAAAAAACAAAAAGAAATTGGTATTGACCAAGTAAATGATGGTGAGTATGGCCACATTACATCAGGCGCTATCGACTACGGTGCTTGGTGGAATTATTCTTTCTACCGTTTAGGTGGTCTGGAAATGACCGGAGAAGATCGCTGGGCCAAAAAGGAAGCAATCCTTTCTAAGCCAGGTGAGATTAAGCTAACTAACTTCTCTGACCGTCGTGACCGCCAAAAATTTAGAGCTGCTTATGAAGATCCAGATTCAGGAGTCCTAGGCAAACGTGCTAATGTGCCTAACCCAGCCTTTGCTGGCAAGGTGACCTACACTGGTCAAGACCAGGTTAATCGGGATGTTAGCTTATTAACAGCAGCTATGAAGAAATATGATATTGAGCAAGGCTTCATGGCCGCTATTTCGCCTGGAGCAGCAGCCCGTTTAGAAGACCGTTTCTACCACGATGAAGTGGCACTTTTAAATGACTTGGCTGATGCCTTACATGAGGAGTACAAAGCAATTACTGATGCAGGTTTGATTGTGCAAATTGATGCACCGGATTTAGCTGAAGCTTGGGACCAAATTAATCCAGAACCTAGTGTGTCTGACTTCCAAAAATGGTTGCAGTTGCGGGTTGATGCCGCTAATCGCGCTTTGAAAGGTATCGATCCAGAATTAGTCCGTCTGCATATTTGCTGGGGTTCTTGGCATGGCCCTCACACAACGGATATTCCTTTTGAAGATATTGTTGACCAATGCTTAGAAATTAAGGCTGGTTCCTTCTCTTTTGAAGCCTCTAGTCCACGTCACGCCCATGAGTGGAAGGTTTGGGAAAAACCAGGCCGTCTAGGTAAAAATCAAAAGATTGTGCCAGGTCTAGTTTCTCATTCAACTAATGCTGTTGAACATCCTGAGTTAATTGCTGACCGGATTGTCCGCTTTGCCGATATTGTTGGTCCTGAAAATGTGATTGCTTCAACTGACTGCGGTTTGGGTGGTCGTCTCCATGAACAAATTGCTTGGGCTAAACTAGAAGCTTTGGTTGAAGGCGCTGAACTCGCATCTCAACGTTTATTTAGATAGTAAGTACTAGCAGTAAGGGCTGGCTCCTGATGAGCCAGCCCTTTTTAATTGATTAATCTTTGGATAATACTTTTTTCTCTTTGGCTGGGTCCTCTTGGTCGGTGTCTATGAGTCGATTTAGATCTTGGCGCAATTTTTGGGCTACGATGCGCGCTTCTTTACGGAAGGAAAGTTCACCGGTAAAGGCATGAACTTTACCGACTTGCATTTTACGTAAATTTTTATTGGCATAGATTGGCACGAATTGAATATGATCTTTAAATCGTTTCTGGTAGAGGCGGTCAATGGCTAAAAAGCCTTCATAAATTTTACCGACCTGGTCGGTATCATTGGCATAGTCAACATCAGGCATAATTAAAATTGGCACACCTTGTGATAATGCTTCTAGACTGGTGGCAAAGGTCTGCTTAATTTCTTTATTTTTGCGGTAGACCGGAATGACGCGGGCCTGCTTTAGGGTAAAGGCGGTAATCCAGGAAGTTGGCCAGGCAATCGTTTTAGCCAGCCACAAGGGTAGACCAAAACGTTTTGAAAAGGTAAAACGAGAAAAGTGTCGATAGCAAGTTTTTTGGTCAACTAATTTAGCGAAGACCCAGGTTCGCATAAAAATAGGTGTCCAAATGATAATGCGCAGGGGGCCTTTAAGGTTTTCGTGGTGGGTAACAAAAACGGTGGGTCGGTTGAGGTCTAATTGCGGATAGTCAGCTGGATTGAAGCTGATACGGGGCACGAAAAGTCGGGCAATTTGTCGCAAACAAATTACCCAAAAACCAAATCTCTTCTTCATAATTCACCAACTTTAAAAAATATTAAATAAATCTTACCACAGGTGGTGCGAAAAAGGCCCGTATAAAGGCTTGGATAGGGGCAGGTGGTTTGGATGCTGGGATAGGATACGTGTTTTTTTATTTGACAAGGCTGGCTATTCGCGGTATTATATTAGACGGTATTGTTTGCCCCATGATTAGCCCCGGAAACCTAATTATGATCGAACAATCTGACAAGATAACGGAGGAAACAAAATGCGCACTACATACATGGCTAAATCTAGCGAAGTAGAACGTAACTGGGTTGTCCTTGACGCAACTGATGTACCTTTAGGTCGTTTATCAGCTGTGGCAGCTAGCATGTTACGTGGTAAAAATAAACCAACTTTCACACCTAACGTAGATACTGGTGATTTCGTAATTATTATCAACGCTGACAAGGTTAAATTAACTGGTAACAAGGCTAAAGATAAAAAATATTACCGTCACTCAGGTTATCCAGGTGGTATCTATGAAACAACTGCTGGCGATATGTTAAACAACCGCCCAGAACGTTTAGTAGAGTTATCAATCAAAGGTATGCTACCTAAATCTTCTTTAGGTCGTAAACAATTTACTAAATTACATGTTTACGCTGGTGGCGAACATCCACACCAAGCACAACAACCTAAAACTATCGATATTACAGAATTAATCTAAGGAGGGAACAGCATTGGCACAAGCTCAATATTCAGCAACTGGACGCCGTAAACATTCTACAGCGCGCGTACGCTTAGTACCTGGCTCTGGACGTATCGTTTTCAACGGTAAAGATATGGAAGAATACTTACCATATCCATCATTATACGTAATTGTTAAACAACCTTTAGACATCACTCAAACTGATGGTCAATATGACATCTTCATCAATGTTGATGGTGGTGGCTATGCTGGTCAATCAGGTGCAGCTCGTCACGGGATTGCACGTGCTCTATTAAAAGTTGATCCAGACTTCCGTAAACCATTAAAAGATGCTGGTCTATTAACACGTGACCCTCGTATGAAGGAACGTAAGAAACCAGGTCTTAAGAAAGCCCGTAAAGCACCTCAATTCTCAAAACGTTAATTTTGGACTTTACTGCAAGACACTCGCCCGAGGGCGGGTGTTTTTTTTGTTTTAGATGGTAATGGTTTGCCCACTGTTTTGGCTTAGTTTAGCTAGAATTAAACTTAGTGTATAATATAAATTAATCAAAACTATGAAAGAAGGATCAAAATGAGCAATGAGTCAGTCGTAAAATCACGTGACCAAGTCAATCCTGCCGCCAAGTGGGACTTGACGGCTATTTTTCCCACTCAAGCGGCTTATGAGCAAGCTTTGGATCAAATTCAGGTTGATGTTAATGATTTTACAGAAAGTTATAAGGGTCGTTTAAACCAGTTAGATCTTTTGTCTCAAGCAATTTATAGCAGGTCAGATTTAGCAGTCCAGGTATCACAATTGAGTCATTACGCCTTATTACCTGTTGAGGTGGACCGGACTGATAGCCAAGCTGCTCTGCGTTTAGGTAAATTAGAAGCTATCCTTAACCAGTTAACCAGTGACTTGCTGTGGTTTGAAGCAGAGCTTTTAGACTTGCCACAGAATCTTTTAGACCAACTGGCTCAGAGCCAACCTGATCTAGAAGATTTTTGTCGCCAGCTCACCAAAAAACGCCAGCGCTATTTGGGTAAGGACTTGGAGTCGGCCCTAGTAGATCTGGCGCCAGCCAACCAGCAATTCTATAATATCTATAATGAAGCTAAACTAGCTGACTTGGATTTTCCTGACTTTACCGTTAATGGCAAGACCTATCCTTTATCCTTTGTCCTCTATGAAGATAAGTATATGTATGATGAGGATACCGAGGTTAGAAGAACTGCTTACCAAGTCTTTTCAGATCAATTGGCTAAATACCAACATAGTTTTGCCGCAACTTATTATGGCCACTTGCTTCAGGAGAAAGCTCAGGCCAAATTAAGGGGATTCGATTCGACTATCGATTATTTGCTGGACAGCCAGGATGTTGACCGTGAGCTTTATAATCGGCAAATCGATGTCATTATGGAAAAATTAGCCCCAGTTATGCAGAAATATATCAGCCACCTTAAAGCAGTTCGGGGTCTAGATAAGATGACCTATGCTGATCTCAAAATTAGCTTAGACCCTGATTTTTCTAAGCAAATTACTTTCCCAGAAAGTGAGGCATATATTAAAGGCGCGACGGCAGTTCTTGGTGCAGATTATTACTCTAAACTAGCCATGGCCTACCAGGATAATTGGGTGGATTATGCTCAAAACAAGGGTAAGTCTACCGGTGGTTTCTGCACGTCGGTGGCTGGCGTTCATCCCTATATTTTAATGTCCTGGACTAATCAACTGTCTGATTTATATACCCTTATCCATGAATTAGGTCATGCTGGCCAAATGATAACAGCTGAAGAGCATAATCTCTACTTAACCAGTGAACCTAGTCTTTACCTGATTGAGGCGCCATCCACCTTCAATGAACTCTTACTCACTGCTTATCTTGAAGACCAGGCTGAGGACACCCGCAGTAAACGCTTTGCTTTAGCTTCGATGATAGCCAATACTTATTTTCATAATTTCGTCACCCACCTCTTAGAAGCAGCCTACCAAAGAGAAGTCTACCGAGAAATCGATAAGGGTGAGGCGGTTACGGCTGAGAAGCTATCGGAATTAAAAGAACAGGTGCTCAAGCAATTCTGGGGATCAGCTGTTGATCTAGAACCGGCCAGCCAGCTAACCTGGATGCGCCAGCCTCATTATTATATGGGCCTCTATCCTTATACCTATTCAGCGGGCTTAACTATTGCCACCCAGGCCTTCCTCAACATTCGCGCGGGCCAGGTGGGAGCTGTTGAAAAGTGGTTGGCCTTTTTAACAACAGGGGCCATGGATCCTGTCCGGGCTGCGGATATCGCTGGAGTAGATATCACAACAGAAGCAGCCTTAGAAAATACTATTGCCTTCCTTGATCGAACAGTTGACCAAATTATTGCTTATAGCCAAGACCTCTCTGCAAGCTAGATTGAAAATAATTTGAAAAAACACTTGACAATTATTGTCTGGCGACTTAAGATATCTTTAAGATTTGTTAGAGTGAATTTATGAAAGGAGATACTAGGATGACTTGCTTAAAATTAAATATAATTCTTGAGAACCTAGTGTCTCTTAATAATAAATATTACTTTAGCTTTTTTAGATAGCTGTTTGTGTTGATGACTCAGTCATAGATGCAAACAGGGTAAACTGCCAAGTTTGTATCTATGAGAGCTAGAGCTATTTCACGTGATGAAGCCCTCATAGAGATGAAAAACTCTTGATCGGCTTCGAGATTTCGAGGACATGCGCATACCAAAAGTGTTTTGGGGCCGGTTAAGTTTTTTGACAAACTTGACCGGCTCTTTTTGTGACTAGCTTGATTTAGGAGGAAATAATAATGAAAATTAATCGTTTAGCAAAATATAGTATCTCTTTATTAGCAGCCTTATCTTTAGCAGCTTGTGGTAATGGTAACCAAGCTGGTGCTGGTAGCGCTGATGGCCAAGTTAAGGTTGGTGTGCTTCAGTTTATGGAGCACGAGTCATTAGACCAAGCGCGTCAGGGTTTTGAAGCGGAGTTGGCAGACAATGGCTACAAGGCAGGCGATAAACTAGAATTAGCCTATTCAAATGCCCAAGGGGACCAATCTAACCTACAAGGTATTACCCAGCAGTTTGCTAACAGCCAGGATTTGGTCTTATCAATCGCTACCCCAGCTGCTCAAGCCATGTTGAATGCGGACCAATCGACCCCACAGCTATTTACTACGGTAACTGACCCTGTATCAGCTGGCCTAGTTCAATCGATTGAAAAGCCAGGTAGGAATATGACGGGTACCTCTGATAGCGTGGATGTTGCTAAGGTGATTGACCTATTATTGACAACTAAGGATGATATCAAGACTATCGGGGTTATCTATAATTCAAGCGAGGTCAATTCAGAAGTCCAATATCAACAAGCTAAAGAATATATTGAATCTAAAGGTCTTAAGGTGGAGCAAGCCACTGTCACTTCTACTAACGAAGTGCAAACAGCGATCACAGGCTTAGCCAACCGAGTTGATGCCGTTTACCTACCAACTGATAATACGGTAGCTTCTTCGATTGCAACAATCGGTAAAGTGCTAATGGAAACTAAGACCCCTTCAGTAGCAGGTTTCGATGCAGGTGTTGAAGGCGCCCTCTGTGCTTATGGGGTCGATTATGAAGCCCTAGGTCGGCAAACTGCCAAAATGGCTTTACGGATTTTAGAAGATGGTCAAGATCCTGCTAATATGCCAGTTGAGTATTCAGAAACGTTCACCATTCGTGTTAACCAAGAGATGGCAGATGCCCTAGGTATCGACGCTCAAGCCTTAGAAAACACTAAAATTTAGCTGATAGAGGAAAGGCTTATGGTAATTAAATTAAATAAGCTAGCCTTGCTAGCCCTTGCCTGTTTGGGGATAGCTGGTTGTCAATCTAGTCAGGAGGCAGACCAGCCCCATTCAGATCAACCGGTTAAGGTCGGTATCTTACAATTTTCAGAAAATCCTGCTATGGACCAAGCTCACGGTGGCTTTACCAGGGCCCTAGCTGATGCTGGTTATCAAGAGGGGGAGAATTTGATGATTGACTATGAGAATGCTGCCCAGGACCATTCTAACCTTTATGGTATTGCCGAAAAGATGGCCCGTGAAGATGACCTACTTTTAGGATTGGGGACTCAGTCTAGTCAGGCTTTCGCTAATATCGAGGAAAAGAAACCAATCGTTTTTACAGCGGTGACTGATGCTGAAGGTGCCCAGCTGGTTGCTAGCAACGAATCTCCTGAACGCAATGTTACCGGGACCTCAAATATGGTATTACCTATGTCAGGGGTTGATTTCTTAGTGGCTAATGTTGAAAATTTGGAAACAATTGGCATCCTCTATAATGCTGGTGAGGTTAATTCCAATATTCAATATGAAAACTGTAAAGCTTATGCTGAATCACTAGGGCTAAAAGTTGAAGGCATGACGATTACCAATACTAACGATGTTCAGGGGGCAATTACGGCCCTGGCTGGTAAGGTTGATGCTATTTATCTGCCAACAGATAATTCGATCGTGCAGACCGCCCCGACTATTGGTGAAGTTGTTAAACGAATGGGGGTACCCACCGTTGGTAGTGATAAAACTTCCTTGCCAGCTTGCTTAGCAACATTCGGTGTTGATTATGAGCGTATCGGTTACCGGGCCGGAGAAATGGCTGTTGAAATCTTAGCTGGTAGGGCACAACCGGCTGATATGCCGGTTGAACTACCAGACCACTTAGAACTAACTGTGAATCCAGAGATGGCAAAAGCTCTAGATTACGATCCAGGAGCCTTAGCCGATTAAAAATAGAGAGGAAGGGCGATAATGTCCAGTCGATTTAGCTGGTGGGCCATGTGTTTGATCTTGTTACTTGGCCTGACAGGTTGCCAGCAAGCTGACCAAGATCCAAGTGTTAAACAGGTAGGTATTTTACAATTTTCGGAAAATCCTACTATGGACCAAGTAGTAGCCGGTTTTAAAAAGGGGCTCGCTGATCATGGCTTTCGGGAAGATGATAATCTAGTGATTGATTTAGAAAATGCTGCCCAAGACCATTCTAATTTGTATGGGATTGCTGGCAAGATGACCCGGGTCTATGACCTTAGTTTAGGTTTAGGCACCCCGCCTACCCAGGCTTTGGCGAATGCGGGCAACGACAACCCGATTGTTTTTGCGGCAGTTTCCGATCCCAAGGGCGCCAACTTGGTCGCCTCTTATGACCGGCCTGGCGGCAATGTGACTGGGGCTTCTGATATGGTCCTGCCAAACCAGGGTATAGATTTCCTGCGCCAGCATGTACCCGAACTTAAAACTATTGGTGTCCTTTACAATGCGGGAGAAGTTAATTCGCAAATCCAATTTGAGAATGTGAAGGCTTATGGTGAGTCAGTTGGTCTCAAAGTTGAGGGGATGACGATTACTAATACTAATGATGTGCAACATGCCATCACCGCTTTGGCCGGTAAGGTAGATGCCGTTTATTTACCGACTGACCACTCGATCGTCCAAACTATTGCCACGATTGCAAATACTTTACATGCTATGAAAGTGCCAGCAGTAGGCGCCGATGTGGCCCAGCTTGAGGCCTGTATTGCAACTTTTGGTGTGAACTATGAAGAGAGAGGGTATCGAGCAGGGGAGATGGCGGCTGAAATTTTACAGGGGCAAGCTAGTCCAGCTGAATTAGCGGTTGACCTGCCAGATAAATTAGACAAAACAATAAATGATGATATGGCCCACCACTTGGGCTTTGATCCCAAGACTTTAAAGGAGGAAAATTAGAAAATGGATTTACTACTATCAAGTGTTGCACAAGGTTTCTTGTGGGCTATGCTAGGCATGGGGGTCTACTTGACCTTTAGAATTTTAGATATGGCTGATATGTCAGCTGAAGGGACTTTTCCATTAGGTGGTGCGGTGTCAGCAGTCTTAATCGTGAACGGTATGAATCCCATTCTGGCTACCCTAGTTGCCATGGTTGCCGGTGCCTTAGCTGGTGCTGTAACGGGTCTTTTACATACTAAAATGAAAATTCCAACCCTATTATCAGGGGTACTGGTAATGACCGGTCTTTATTCAATTAACTTAAGGGTTATGGGTAAGGCTAATTTGCCCTTACTCGGTCAAGATACGGTAATTAGCCTGTTTGAATCTTTTGGCCTTAACCGAGTGATGGCAACAATGCTGGTCGGCCTAATCTTTGTTAGCCTAGTGATTTTAGCCCTAGTCTTGTTTGTAAATACCTCTTACGGTCTGGGCTTTAGAGCAACAGGGGATAACAATGTGATGGCAGAGGCAAACGGGATTAAGACTGAATCTATTAAGGTAGTTGGTTATATGCTATCTAATGGTTTGATTGCTTTATCAGGTGCTTTAATTGCCCAATCTAATGGTTACGCTGATGTCGGTATGGGAACTGGTACAATTGTTATTGGCTTGGCTTCATTTATTATCGCTGAAGTTATTTTACGCAGTATTTCTTTTGGCAAGCGACTAGTAACGATTGTTATAGGCTCTATTATCTACCGGGTGGTTATTGATACCATCATGCAACAAAATATATTGCCAATTCTACCAAGTGATATCCGTATCTTATCTTCAATCGCACTTGCCTTGATCTTATGGTCGCCGGAAGTATCAGCTTGGATGCGTAATCGTAAAGCTAAACAGGGCCAATAGGAGGATAGAAATGACTGAAATTTTACAATTAGAAAAGGTAAATAAAATTTTTAATACCGGTACAGTTAATGAAAACCATGTCACCAAGGACTTTGACTTGACTTTAAGATCAGGTGATTTTGTTTCGGTTATTGGTTCAAATGGGGCAGGCAAGTCAACCTTGCTCAACTTGATTGCTGGGACCCAGCAGCCAACGTCTGGTTCTATCAAACTTAATGGCAAAGAAATTGCTAATGTACCGGCTTATAAACGTGCCAAATATATCGCCCGGGTTTTTCAGGATCCACAAATGGGGACCGCTAGAAACTTGACAATTGAAGAAAATTTGGCTGTTGCTTATAAGCGGGGGCATAGTCGAGGCTTTAGCTTAGGTGTAACTGATCAAATGCGGCAAATCTTTAAAGATCATCTTAAGGAGGTTGACCTAGGCTTAGAAGACCGTTTAACTACAGATGCTGGGGCTTTATCAGGCGGTCAACGTCAAGTATTAACGCTATTGATGGCAGTTTTACAAACGCCAGATATCTTACTCTTGGATGAGCACACAGCTGCCTTGGACCCACGCACAGCTGATATGGTAATGAATTTGACTGAGAAATTAGTGAATGAGAATCATATTACTTCCTTGATGATTACCCATGATATGAGTGATGCCATTCGTTATGGTAACCGCCTAATTATGCTCCATGAAGGCAAGATTGCTGTCGATGTTGCTGGCCAAGAAAAGGCAGATTTGACTGTTGATGACTTGATGAACCTCTTCCAAGCTAGTGTCGGCGCTAGCTTGACTAATGATGAAATTCTACTACAAAGATAATTATCAAGATTAAAAAAATATGTTACACTATAAATACTGATTTGGCATAAAAGCCAGCTACAAAAGTGAACCTGAGGTTGAACTTTTGGGCTGGTTTTTCTTGTTGACAGTGATAAAAGGAGAAGATGAAATGAAAGATAAAAAGACACCCTGGTTAGGGATTATATTAATGATGTTGGCGTCATTGATTGCTGTGACCGGCGAATTACTGCCCTCAGGCCTACTTTATGAGATTAGTCAGGATTTAGGGGTCTCTCATGCCCAAGTGGGCTACTTGCTAGGGGCCTCAGCCATAGTGGCTGCCTGTACCACCATGATTACCACCCGACTGCTGACAGGTTTTAATCGCCGCTATGTTTTGATTGGTGTCGCGCTAGGTTTTGCCTTAGGTAATTTTATTGTTGGTTCAGCAGCCAACTTTGCTATGGCTATTATTGGACGCATGATCACGGGCTTATGTGTGGGCATGTTCTGGCCTTTAATTGGTACCTATGCCCGCCAGGTAGCGGATGGACCCCGAGCTGGCCAGATTATGACTATCGTATTATCTGGCTCAACTATTGGTGTTAGCTTGGGTCTGCCTTTGCTGACTAAATTGGGTCAGAGCTTAACCTGGTCTTGGAGTTTTTATGCTGTTACTTTATTGTGTCTATTGGTAGCTGGTCTAGGGCTGTTTGCATTGCCATCAGTCCCAGGTCGACCTGCCCAGGATACGGTATCGCCGATTAATATTATCAAGCGTAAAAATGTTCAAACGGTGCTCTTGCTAGTCTTACTATATGTTATGGGTCAATATGCTAGTTATGCCTTTATTCAGTTGGTATCAGACCGGATTGGTCTAGCCATTACGACTAGCCAGCTGATTTTTGGGATGGGTGCTATTTTATCCATGGTGATTGTTAGTCGCTTTATTGATCAGCATTTCCACCAATTACTCGGTGCGGTTATTGCCTGCGGTGTCGTCACTATGCTGATTTTTCTTTTTCTAGCTAAGTGGACCTGGTTAGGTGGGCTAGCAATGGGATTATGGGGCTTATCTTATGGCCCCCTGTCAGTCTTGTTACAGAATGCCGTGATCAAGCAAGCACCCAAGGCCGGGGATATTGCTGTATCAGTCCAATCCACTGTATTTGATTTTTCCATCATGCTAGCCTCAGCTATCGGTGGGCAAATTCTGGCTCTAATGGGATTGCCAGCTGTGTTAATTTTTGCCTGTGCGATGTTCGTATCAGCTTGGGTATTGGTCCAACAAAGAAAGGAATTATTTATTTAGTTAAATAAAATTCTTTAGCTTGATTATTAATTCATATCATAAGTTATAATAGGGGACGCAAAAAAACCGGAGCTAGTTAACTAGCTCCGGGTTTTTTCAATATTACGATTATTTAAGAGGTAGCTTAGCACGAAGTTCCTCGGCCATAGCTTCATATTCTTCCTCATTCAGGTATTTTTCATCTAGGTTCATGGCAAAAGGTGTGCCCCACTCAACTTGACCTTCGTATTTAGGCACTAAGTGGAAGTGGAGGTGGCTACCGCCATCACCGTAGGCACCATAATTGATTTTGTCTGGTTGGTATAGTTCATGCATGACTTCTGCTACTTGCGCAATTTCATCAAAATAAGCATGACGGGTTTCCGCATCAATATCCACCAGCTCTGAAACATGCTCCTTGTAGGCAACGATGATACGTCCATGATGGCTTTGTTCTCTAAATAGGATAACTAGACTGTGTTCCAGTTCCCCCACTAGGTAGCCAAAGTTATTTAATAATTCACCTTGTTGGCAATAGCCACAGTTTGGGTCTTTTGCAACCATTTATCTTACCTCCGTTATTATGAATTTAGTCTTGTTAACACTTACATTCTATCATAAAAACGGCCTTAATAAATACCAGTCAGATTATTTATTGCGGAAAATTGTAAAAATAGCTTCTAAAGCTGCTGCGATTGGTAGGTTATTCATGATTGGCCTCCTTTCTCTTTTAAAATTTATTAACACTGAGAATTATAGCTGATTGTAAATTTAATGTAAAGGTAATTGACTACAAATTTACATCAATTTTACATAAAATTTACAATTAGCCAAGGAAAAGGCAATAAATATAGCTAATTTCCTAATATAATAAGCTTTTAAGCAAATAAAAGCTGTGACTCGCTTGGTCACAGCTTTACGATTAAAGGTTTAACTATTATAAAGATTTTTGCTGGCGTAATTAGCATCGCTTGTAATGTCAATACCCAGACGTTTCAGCACTTGTTCATTCTCTAGGGAAGGCATGAAGGTGGCGTGGGCTTGGCAGTTAACCAACTGGTCTAACTGGTCATAGGCAATTTTGGCAGTTGGGTTAGTGACGGCAGAAATAGCTAGGGCGATTAAAATTTCATTAGCATTTAAAGCTTGGACCCGATTACTGAGAGCATCGCGCTTGAGTTCTTGGATGGTATTTAAAATCATGGGTGCTACCAGATCAATATTATCGTTAATACCGGCTAAGGTTTTTAGGCTATTGACAATAATAGCAGCTGAAGCGTCCATGACGTCACCATTACGTCCAGTGACAATCTGGCCGTCAGCTAGTTGCAGGGCCATCACACCTTGGATGTTGTCAACGCCTAGACGGTCTTGAACACTGGCTTCATAGTCACGGGCTGGTTGTACCACGACTCGGTCAGTTGGCTGTAGGTCACTTTCTTCCATAATGATTTGCATCCGTCGGCGGACCTGCTTGTCGGCATGGCCTTTAAAGTAGTCATTTTCAATATTGAAGTAGCGGCGGATAATTTCCTGGTTAGCAGCCTTAATAACTACCTCGTCATCGATAATGCCGGAAGCAATGTAGTTAACGCCCATATCAGTTGGTGATTGGTAAATAGAGGGGGCCTCAGTGATGTTTTCAATAATTCTTTTAATCACGGGGAACATATTGATATCACGGTTATAGTTAACCGCCACTTCACCGTAGGCTTCATAGTGGTAGTTATCGATCATATTAACATCATTGAGGTCAACAGTGGCAGCCTCATAAGCAATGTTAACTGGATGCTTAAGGGGCAGGTTCCAAACGGGGAAGGTCTCGAACTTGGCGTAAGAGGCGTTCATACCCCGTTTATGCTCATGGTAGAGTTGGTTGAGGCAGGTAGCCAATTTACCAGAACCTGCGCCTGGTGCTGACACAACCACAACAGGTTTGGTTGTTTCGATATAGTCGTTTTTGGCAAAGCCTTCAGGGCCAAAAATAGCTTCAATATCAGTTGGATAACCTGCAATAGCCTGATGGGTGTATACCTTAATGCCACGGTTTTCAAGGTTCTTAATAAAACCCTTGGCAGCTGGCTGGCCAGCATAGCGGGTAAGCAGGACACTATTAACCGGTATATGGTAATTTTCATATTCACGGATTAGACGTAATACTTCTTCATTATAGGGGATGCCGTAGTCGCCACGTATTTTGTTGGATTCAATATCACCCGCATAGATACAGATAATAATTTCAGTCTTGTCACGAATGGTTTGCAAGAGCTTCATCTTGGCATCCTCGTCGAAGCCCGGCAGGACCCGCTTAGCATGCTTGTCACCGATAAGTTTGCCCCC
Proteins encoded in this window:
- a CDS encoding ABC transporter permease translates to MDLLLSSVAQGFLWAMLGMGVYLTFRILDMADMSAEGTFPLGGAVSAVLIVNGMNPILATLVAMVAGALAGAVTGLLHTKMKIPTLLSGVLVMTGLYSINLRVMGKANLPLLGQDTVISLFESFGLNRVMATMLVGLIFVSLVILALVLFVNTSYGLGFRATGDNNVMAEANGIKTESIKVVGYMLSNGLIALSGALIAQSNGYADVGMGTGTIVIGLASFIIAEVILRSISFGKRLVTIVIGSIIYRVVIDTIMQQNILPILPSDIRILSSIALALILWSPEVSAWMRNRKAKQGQ
- a CDS encoding ABC transporter ATP-binding protein — translated: MTEILQLEKVNKIFNTGTVNENHVTKDFDLTLRSGDFVSVIGSNGAGKSTLLNLIAGTQQPTSGSIKLNGKEIANVPAYKRAKYIARVFQDPQMGTARNLTIEENLAVAYKRGHSRGFSLGVTDQMRQIFKDHLKEVDLGLEDRLTTDAGALSGGQRQVLTLLMAVLQTPDILLLDEHTAALDPRTADMVMNLTEKLVNENHITSLMITHDMSDAIRYGNRLIMLHEGKIAVDVAGQEKADLTVDDLMNLFQASVGASLTNDEILLQR
- a CDS encoding MFS transporter, with protein sequence MKDKKTPWLGIILMMLASLIAVTGELLPSGLLYEISQDLGVSHAQVGYLLGASAIVAACTTMITTRLLTGFNRRYVLIGVALGFALGNFIVGSAANFAMAIIGRMITGLCVGMFWPLIGTYARQVADGPRAGQIMTIVLSGSTIGVSLGLPLLTKLGQSLTWSWSFYAVTLLCLLVAGLGLFALPSVPGRPAQDTVSPINIIKRKNVQTVLLLVLLYVMGQYASYAFIQLVSDRIGLAITTSQLIFGMGAILSMVIVSRFIDQHFHQLLGAVIACGVVTMLIFLFLAKWTWLGGLAMGLWGLSYGPLSVLLQNAVIKQAPKAGDIAVSVQSTVFDFSIMLASAIGGQILALMGLPAVLIFACAMFVSAWVLVQQRKELFI
- a CDS encoding ABC transporter substrate-binding protein: MSSRFSWWAMCLILLLGLTGCQQADQDPSVKQVGILQFSENPTMDQVVAGFKKGLADHGFREDDNLVIDLENAAQDHSNLYGIAGKMTRVYDLSLGLGTPPTQALANAGNDNPIVFAAVSDPKGANLVASYDRPGGNVTGASDMVLPNQGIDFLRQHVPELKTIGVLYNAGEVNSQIQFENVKAYGESVGLKVEGMTITNTNDVQHAITALAGKVDAVYLPTDHSIVQTIATIANTLHAMKVPAVGADVAQLEACIATFGVNYEERGYRAGEMAAEILQGQASPAELAVDLPDKLDKTINDDMAHHLGFDPKTLKEEN
- a CDS encoding DUF1846 domain-containing protein — protein: MRKIGFDTDKYLQEQSEKILSRVAGKDKLYLEFGGKLIGDKHAKRVLPGFDEDAKMKLLQTIRDKTEIIICIYAGDIESNKIRGDYGIPYNEEVLRLIREYENYHIPVNSVLLTRYAGQPAAKGFIKNLENRGIKVYTHQAIAGYPTDIEAIFGPEGFAKNDYIETTKPVVVVSAPGAGSGKLATCLNQLYHEHKRGMNASYAKFETFPVWNLPLKHPVNIAYEAATVDLNDVNMIDNYHYEAYGEVAVNYNRDINMFPVIKRIIENITEAPSIYQSPTDMGVNYIASGIIDDEVVIKAANQEIIRRYFNIENDYFKGHADKQVRRRMQIIMEESDLQPTDRVVVQPARDYEASVQDRLGVDNIQGVMALQLADGQIVTGRNGDVMDASAAIIVNSLKTLAGINDNIDLVAPMILNTIQELKRDALSNRVQALNANEILIALAISAVTNPTAKIAYDQLDQLVNCQAHATFMPSLENEQVLKRLGIDITSDANYASKNLYNS
- a CDS encoding HIT family protein; this encodes MVAKDPNCGYCQQGELLNNFGYLVGELEHSLVILFREQSHHGRIIVAYKEHVSELVDIDAETRHAYFDEIAQVAEVMHELYQPDKINYGAYGDGGSHLHFHLVPKYEGQVEWGTPFAMNLDEKYLNEEEYEAMAEELRAKLPLK